The region GATTAAAGCAGTGTGAGACAGGAGTACAGATGTGCAGGTTAAGGTTTGTGTAGCACAAAACACTGCTCCAGCCTGTACCACCTGCACTGTGTTTCAATACCGAAACTGGAGTATTAACTGTCtggtaatactgtataaaaactcTCCCAGTGAAGTGCAATCAGTTAATTGGGCATTATTGTAGGTTTAGGGAGTCTTTCCAATATGAATACAATAAATGTTTAGTTTAATGATTTTACTATACATGCTCCTGTTCAACTAACCTTTGACTCTTCAATTGACatgaagaaaaacagcaaacacTTAGTTCTGTTTGAAGCATCAAACAGCTGAAATTTCTGAAATTTGCTGAAATTTCCAAACAGAATGTTGTGCCTGTATGTTCCTTTTTTGTCACACAACACCTGACATACCAGCTAAGACGGTCAAATTGTAAAGCCCCCTTCTGATGCAGGACATTGTCACATTAGggcaaaatgtgatttaaaatcctttttgtcttgtttttcaaTTAGTTTTTTCAAGGATTCCCGATATTCTTGGCAGACTTGGCGATTCTTGCAATCTCCAGTTTAGAGCTAGAAATGTGCATTTAAAGCTCAAATCCGAAGTGAGACCAGGAACGTGAGGCATAGACAGAGAGAGGCTGAGTGAGTGGTAAAGCACAGAGAAATGACCCAGTAACCTGGGCGACTGCTGTCTGAGAAAACCTTATCGTTGCACATACCCCCTGTACAAACTGTTCAGCTCCCAGTGCAGATTATTCCCTGGAGAGCTCTAACCCTAGATGTCTAATTTAAAATCCTTGGCCAttcaaagacatttttgtttttgcagctaTGAGCAGAgattttatgatttttatttttgtaatgtctGGCAAACACATTAGGAGTCCGAACGAGTCAGTTTTGCTGTTGAAgactaaaaaacaaacagatgatTCTAGACAAAAAAAGATCTGCTTACTGCTGCTATCATGTGTCAATGACTGGGCAATCTGTGTCTGACTAAATCTTCTTTTTAATCAATTTCTTCACAAcacaacagtttttaaaatattatctgGAATTCTGGAATACAACAAGCAGCTCAATGGaatgttttttctctgtgaAGAATCTCCTGCTATTAACCCTTTGCTTCACATTGTACGATAATAATTTTACAGTAAATTGAATAAAGGCTGGGGTTTAGTGTGGCTCTCTGTCGTTCTCTGATAGGATTGCTTTGAGATCTCATTGGTGGGCTGTTAATTTCATGAACTGACTATTTGCCTATTTCCTTACGCGTGGTgggaaatatacaaaatgtaaatctaaccccaatatttatatatttatataaatatttcacatttctgtAGTCCTGCATTTTGGAATTTTTGGGTTATTCAAGTCATATTCCCTTTtcttcagaaaagaaatgtatgtCTGGAGGCTTCAAGATGCAGCGTTTTAGTACACAAATTGTTTAGATTTTCTGTGTGAAAGAAGGAAATGAAATTATCAGttttatttaacatactgtacaccaagTAAGATGATCTGTAGCGAGTTCATTTTTCATCTGAAGCAGGCCATTACTGCTTTTAACAAGCCCTAATAGAGCAAAAGGTAATTCTATTTTTTCTGCTGCTGGGTAGTGGGTTCATAATAACGATGGTGAAAGCAGCAAACCAAATGGAAACCTTGAATTTAGTTTGTTTGGGTGTAATGTGATAGATCAATCCCATGCTGCCCCCTAACAGTGAATATCAAAGTATTGTGAGGCGAAGTGTTCTATATTTAGCATTCGAAAATGAGGAAGGCAGCTCACTTTTCCGTGGGTGCTGCAGTTGAGTGGCACCATCCATCAGCTCGTGAGCCTGAAATCCCTTCCCTGGAGGGCAGGGACTCTGGTCTCTACACTGGGCAGTACCGCATGTTCTTCTGCAAGAAGCTCTTTCTTTGGGGAATGGAGCAAGACAGCCTCCCTCTGACACGGTGTGCAAACAACCATTGACTAACCTCGCCTTACTTGAGCATTTCCGTCTGCCCTCTGGGGTTTTCTGCCAGAGTTGCTGTCACAGATATTTATCCTCGACACCTCCTCCTCAGTGCTCTCTCGGTGCCCCCACCACGTCCCACAGTTTCTCAATCACACGGAGTAAGAGACTGTTAATAAATAGCTGCTTGGCGTCAAAATGTATTCTTCATAAACTGACATCATCGATACGCCATCAGCTTAGTCTCACTTATTCCTTACAACCTAAGCGGGGATCTCAAAATCAATTTATGTAGTTTTCAGTGTCTTGTACtttttcaattaaacaattaacctaaTTATTTTATGAGTTAATAGggtttatccagaggtgtttcACAACTGATTTCTCGAAACACTGCCTTCGTAGAAATGAATGTTACATATAAAATACCTTGGAGCCTGGCTAGAAATATAACAGTTCTGCAGCTTATTAAGTAGTCTGATTGCATAGCACGGTTGTCTAATTAAGGCAGGTGTAACTAAGCCCATGAGACATTTGTGTATTTGAGAGCACTGCTCATGCCCCAGACTTTGAACCACCCACAAAGGCCAAATAAAAAAACTCAACGTTTTGATGATAGTGGGATTGAGATTGCGTGATTAACAGAAGGGTCGGGGCCTGGGCTTCACCGAGTCCTCAGTTCATTCGTTTTCTTTCCTCCATTCCTCCTTTCCTCTAAGTCTCGAAAGCGTGCCAGATGAACACGGACAGCTGTGTAACACAAACAGCCATTCCTGAGCTTTCGTGCGACCATTTAATgccttttatatatttatatatttatatatatttgacAGCCGGAAACATGAACGTGTAATAAGATGGCTCTTTTTCAGCGTGCAAATGACCATGATATGTAACATAACAAGCAAGTTACCTGAACCTATGTGTCTGTACAGCATGTTATTTACACTGATCTCGGGCAATACAGTGATTACAAAGCACTGCAACCCATTTGGCAGCTGCAGATTTTTAACTTCATTCTTAATGCTCTCTATTGTCTTACGGAAGGCTGCAGTGTGAGGGATAGCTGCCTTTGGGCGCTAGTGGCCCCCCTGGGGTGAGGGGTCGCTGATTCAGACATTACATGAAAAAGACAGGAAGACAGGAAAAGATGGAGCCAGAGAGACAAAAGAcctgtccccctccccctcctcccactTGCTCCCCGCATTGTGTGTGTGCCTAGGCGGCCCGGGAGCATTCCTGCCCTTCGCCTAGCGCTGCTCTTTAAAATGGGAAACGTTGGGCCATTTTATTTTCCTCCCTGCTTCCCAGCCTCCCTGCTCTGTCGAGGGGGAGGAACACTGAGCAACACTTTCTTTTTCAGCTCCCCCGCCTTGAGCTCTTAACCTCGGAAGCGCCACACAGCTTGCAGGGGTTGTATTGCTCTAAACAGCATGGTTTCTATTCTAGAATGTGCTGCAGTtcctattattattttgtgtgcGTGCGCAGGTGAATATGAATGTGCGATGTGTGATTTGAGGCTTCAGAGAGGTAATCCTGTGTTGTGCACTTCAGCAGGTGAGCCTGGGAAATCTGGAGTCCTGTACAAAACGTGTTGGCAAggattttaataattataataattataataataataattgcttacacttatgtagcgcttttctggacactccactcaaagcgctttacaggtaatggggactcccctccaccaccaccagtgtgcagccccacctggatgatgcgacggcagccatagtgcgccagaacgctccccacacatcagctatcagtggggaggagagcagagtgatgaagccagttcatagagggggattattaggaggccatgattggtaagggccaatgggaaaccttgaccaggacgctggggttacacccctactcttttcgagaaacaccctgggatttttaatgatcacagagagtcaggaccttggttttacgtctcatccgaaggacagcgcctatttacaatatagtgtccccgtcactatactggggcattaggacccacatggactgcagggtgagcgccccctactggtcccactaacacctcttccagcagcagccttagttctttcccaggaggtctcccatccaggtactgaccaggcccacacCTGCTTTTAATGTTGAGCAATGCTGAGAAACTCGCTGTTGTCATGGTTGTTTCTGGTACAAGACCATTTTCAACTGCAGTGCAAGCACCTGAAACCAGACGTTCTGGCAAGAGCTGAGGAGGCCTGGTGGCTCCTACTGTTATAAACACACCCTGACACTTATAGTCAGTATACAAATTGCATTTCATTTACACAAAGACTAGATAAGTAGTAAagaatgggtggatggattgTAATATCAGTAACAGTGCAGAAGCCCTGACAGTACATTTTGTCTCCAGTAATACTTTATAGGAAACCGTGCAGATGTGCCCTTGCACACAAGTTTCTCATGAGGCAAGTGAGGCATTAGGACAATGATGAGTTAGGTGGGAAATTAATGTCCGAACCTGGATTCCAGTTACAAAAGCGATGCTCTGTACTCTCTGAGAGCATACATTAGCCATTATATCCCCCTGAGATTCTTAAGGTTTTGGAAGcattgaaatatacagtagagaGTAATTAAATAGCATTCCCTAGTGTGAGAAAAATGCGCTGTAATAGCAAAAACCTAGAGCTGCACTACTGCTTCGCTGTCAGGAAGAAGGAAACACTCCAGAGAGCTGGCCTCCACCCTCCAGTTAAAAATGGACAGATATTACAGAGCAGACATATCTTCAGCACAATCCCTGCAAATACTGTGCGTTAGCTCTGCATTCAGCATTGGCAGATACTTGTTGCCGGAGAGGGATTTAGGTGAGAGAGGGCAAGGACACAGTGTTTCTGTGAGAACGATGGGAGGGAAGACTTGCGAGCAtaaggcacatactgtagttgtttgCTTTTACACCAGGCAATTCAGAGGCAAACACTGAACATTACAATCCCAGTGCCATTTTCTCTACTTGAATGTCCGTTTCAGGTAACATCGAACTGGCTCACAGCTCTGACTGTAAGAGCCATGAAATGGCAGTGGTGTCCTTCATGATTTCCTTGAGCACTCAAGAGTCTTGCAAAAGTCTCGGAAAAGTTATTTGTGCCACACATAATGCTTACTCTGTCCAGAGGTGCTTACATAGCTCCAGCCCTAATTCTAGTTAAGCCAGATGTCACTTTACCTTTCTGACACAGTTTTGATACTTTTTGAAAACAGAAGCgttgaattacagtatatagaatatatatatacaccaaAAGCAGAAATGTTTGACAGCAGTTTATCTTCCTGAAGCCAGTCACCCAACTAATGCCCcaggttttgaaaaacattttcttattctATCCCCTTTCCAAGTTTATCCAATAAATTTCCCTTTGTAAACTGACAAGCACAAGAAAACGGCTCTCGTTCCATGACACCTCAACATCAAGCCCTTGTCAGCGCTGAGGGCAGAGTGGAGGCACTTCAGAATCAATTCCCATCGGCAGCAGTTCGCAAGTGAAAACATCAATATACATTTCGGGTCGATGTTAATCTAGTTGAAGAAAAAGGTATTGAGGTGATTTCACATTATGGACGAGACAGCTCGAGTAAGTACAGCATTAGGAGGAAGCGCCACAATGAATTTATCTCAATCTTCACATCAGCAGAATATGAGCAATGATTCCTGTACATCCTGCTTCACACTGTTGTCTTAATTGTATGGAACTGAGAAAATTAGACttgttgaggaaaaaaaaaagactggcaTCATTTGCACTATAATGGATCTTATTGATGAAATCTCAATAGCACTACAGAAATAGATCCTTACACAACAACCAAATTCATCTTGTGAGCAAAtggtaattaagccaattattGCGATTGAACACATCCCTGTAATTGCTTTGCCCATCAGCAGTTCTCTGAGCCTCTGAGGCCATAAGAATGACTCTTATTAGCGCTCCAGATTAGTGGTATTACAGTGTATTTCTACGCAACATGACTTCTCTCTATTAGTTTGATACCTGCCCTAAATATGCCATTTCCTCTCCTTTTTCTAACCACACtttcataaaaaaagatttgaaaaaacATCTTAGATCTGTTGATAGTAGTTCTGGAAAGGCATGGTCTAAAAGCTACGTGCTACTGAAGTCTTTATCTCTAAGACGGTGAATTCaaaaatggaaaagtaaaatgtatttttttctattcaatATTCATATTCTTCACCAGAGACGTCTCACGCATAGGATGAGAACACTGTCCCATTTCACAGAAGTATTGAATAAAacgcatttaaacattttttggtctttttaaaacagGAATATGGGATATTCACATGGAGGCTGTAGCATCTATTTGTGAAAAATGAGTGCAAGTATTCAAATTAATCCATCTTGTTTTTTCCTGTGCCTGCTGTCTTGGGGTGTCGTTTGTTTTCTAGTTCAGCGTCAAAAAATCCACGGAGCCCATACAGCCAAGGACTCTGCTGAAATTTCCCAAAATTTACAAGCCGAAGCCGGTGGTCACCTCTTCAGAAGTGATTAATTACCCAGATTACACCTTAGAGACAACAGCCGAGTCTACGTCTGAGAACACTGCAGAACCAGGCCGCGGTAACCTAGCAACAGAGGGATCTGAAGAGGTCTTTATCATCCCCAGGCAAGGTAAATCAGATAGGAGTAGATGCActagtgattaaaaaaaacacaacagggaAAGAGCAAATTCCCTCTAATTCTTTTGAACgtaattcattttctgttttaacttttttttatctctgACATTTCATCTTTTACAATATCATTAAGACACTAGAAAGGCACTAGACGTCTCAGCGTCTACTGTAAGAAGGTCCCAGCAATTACCAAAAATTGCAGTTTATCTTTATGGAGCAGTGAGGAAATTATGCTGAATTTAATTTAGACTGTTGTGTAGTTCCATTCCTCAGTATGGCACTGACAGTAGTGTCACTGCCAGAGTTTAAGTCTACTGAGGATATCCTATAGAAGAAAAAAGCTATCAATTATGACATGATAATTTGCTTAATAATGAAGAGCTAATGGTATCATTACAGGTGAATCACTTTCTATCTATTCtctaatgagtttttttttattaccgtAGGCTTctaattaactaattaactaattaactGAATGTACATGGTGAAAGCAAACAAGAGCTCGTCGTGATAAACAAAGTGGCATTTAAAATGGCAAccaaataaagaaagaaaatgtgcacGAGTCAATCCACGCCTGAATTCCATACTAAAGGAACTTTCAAttcagaggaaaaaaacaggCTGCGATTTCCTTGCCATCTGTGATTTCTTATATACGCAGAACACATTTCTCTCAGGCCCGAGTGAAATCTGTAATCCGTCTGACCAAAATGCAAATTCAGAAAAGCGCCGCATTCGTCTGTCAGACCCCGGCTTTCCGTGAGGTCGACCCAGGAGGTTTCAGGCTAACGCGAAGCGACGCGCTCGGAAGTCAATGCCCAGTGAGAGAGGCGTCTCTCCTCCGGTCTGCGAGCTCGTAACGCGCCCGGCAGTGAACGGCTGCGGCAGGTTGGCGCAGGTCCCAGTCTCCCACCAGCGGCGCAGGTGTCTCACCCGGAGAGCCGAACCTCTTAGAGCCCAGTTGTGTGGGTGTGCCGTCGGCTGTCCCACTGCGGGTCTCTGTCTCTGTAACCGGTTTGGCTGACTTTGTGAATTTCTCGTACCGTTGGACGTTAGAATATGCATTCTGTGACAGGCGCCTAAAATGTTGCGATAGGATAAGACTTTATTGTCTGATTTCTCAGAAATGCCTGCGGCATCAAAGGAGCTAGGTTTTACACACAGAGaaacatacaaaaacatacCAAGAGTGCAAGTGAACATCACCTGCAGGGCATTCTGCACCACCAATATCCTGCCACTGTATATTCTGTGATTAAATCTATGTTCTGTCTTCACCCTTATCTTGGCATTTAATGGTGACACATGAGGCTGGCTCTTTAGCTTGTAAAAAAGGCCCTCAAGAATGAGTTTTTTTAGAGCATAGCTACAGAAGTCACATTTGTATTCCTGTTTTTGGCACTGGGGAAACATCCCAGTTATCCTCTACATAAGAAATAAAGGACAACAGTCTCAAGTctccaaaaaagaaaagattgtaTTCACACCTCGTCATCGAGGTAGGGCCTGGTACTTACACTGCTAGCATCTGTCATTCATTCATCTCTGCCCGGCCCACCGGTGCATGATCTCCTGAGCCTCGGGGAAGGTCCTGTAACTTTTACAACTGTTTCAGGACATGGACAGGGGAGCTTGAGGGAGTGCACTGGGCAGGAAGCAGAGAAGTGATTAGAAGGGCCCTCCACAGTGAATAGGGGTGAATACAACCTCaacaatattttctttataCGTTTTTCTGGAACAACTACTGTAGTAGTTCTCCAGTTTGCAAATGCATGTGAGGCTATGATTCCATCTACACTGTGTGCTACTGCTGCTGGTGTTGGGCCCAGGTGTGCCTAGGTCTTTTAAGAACAAGTTCATTGAAAGAGAGCTCTGCGATGGACACTTCCCATGAAATCCATGATGTTCCTGAAATGGAAGCTTTTTCAGGAACATCTCACCCGGGATCCAAGTCCCACACTGACCCAAGGTTTGGGAACTGGATGTATTGAGCTCATgaccatttatttttataaacaatgAATTCCAGACTCCATCGATGGCATTCCTAGTTCCGAGGAAGCGAAGAGGGAGATGAAAACGAGCAGCTCCATGCTCAATCCGAAACTTCATTTCTCCCTGACCTACCACACCCAgaagaaggagctgcaggtcaCAGTCATTGAAGGTATTGAGCATCTCTGCCCACAGCAGAGTCAGTATGTTTCCACATGCACATGTGCATTTAATGTCTGTCTGCTGTACCTGTATTTCCATAACTGTGGATTAATACTTTGCTGAATTGCATCTAAATGCACACCTAAATCAATCATCTTTACCTGGAACAGTTACAGGGCCACTGTGTCCAGCACAACCAAACCAGGATGCACAGAGTACAGAGTATTAAGATTTAAATGCCCTCATATCTCTTTTGAAGTGATTATTCTGTCTTTATTTACAGGTAAACAGTTGACAGAAATCCTAAATTATTCTGGCTCTCAAAGTCTAAGAAAACAGTGAAATACACTGTTATTCTGTGACTTCTACTAGATGTAAATTTGCAGCACAGCTAAAGGACACCCAGTATCCAATATTTGTGGATAAAAGTATcaatttacttttcttttattCACGGAGAGTTAGATGAGTTAGTGCCCTGTGTTCCCTGATTTCAAACGATTGTTTACAGTACCATTCCACAGTATACTTCAACTGAAGCAAAGACTCTATTTAGGCTTTGATAGCAGTGACTCTAGGCTTGCCACCTGCCCCCATACTCCCCAGACACAGCGCAGGATGTCAAGGTTTTCCTGAAATTGAATTCAATTAACCTTAAAAGTGAGTGCTAAGGCCTTTACTAAATTTATATTGCTACCAAATTACCAGGTGGGGCTTGACAATACAACAGACAATACAACagttttaaacaataaaaagcatCCCAAGTATATTTCTTCATCTGTGGCCTTCTTTATCTAGAGCAGTCATTTATATTTGGCTTCAAACTGCTGTCCTAATTTGCATGGCATGCTGACTGAATAAATAATCAGTTGTAACTACTCTCTTTACAGCTAAACTCTCTCAACTGGTATTCAATGCAAATTAGGATTATATTTTAATCAGTACAAGTTgtagcttttaaaaaatgatcattgCAAACGATCAAGTAAATGGTAACATAAACATTGCTCTAGATTGTTTTTTAGCTCATAGACACATTTGACTGAatttaaaactttgtttttttggggtCTGTGTTTGATTGTTGGTGTAAGCTGTTCAGACTTGTTAAATGTACTTATCGACAGTCTACTGCTAGGGCCTATTAAAACAGGCATTCATCTCTTATTGATTGCTAACCAAGGTTTGGTTTGCTCTTACTTAATATTATGTAGAGGGGGAAGGAATCTCACATTCTCTTGGTGTGCTTAAGAGCGTCTTCATTTCATATTCAATTTTTTACTGCTCTTTGCCAGCCAGCTCTCTTGCGTCAGTTCTTTAGTCACCCAGAAGTGCACTGATTATAATATTCCATACTGCGCAGAAAGGGACATATTGAGCACTAGGGCCTAAGAGGAAGACATTTTTAATGTCATTTCTGTTTGCCTAACAATCTCTAAAAAGAGCTTGATATGAGACATGGAAATATATTGCCTTTCGTCTGAGTTGTAGCACCTATAAACTTCATTAGGATTACTTCTTAAATCAAGACTCTTTCAGGACCATCATTTACCAGATATTAACTCAAATTTAGAATTAACCTAGAAGAACATAGATGTGGGAGAACAGGTCAAAGTTACTTTACAGTACATAGAGTAGTTCATAATGAAATTCGAAATATAATTTCATTTGATTCATGTCAGTGGATGTTTCTTAGTATTGAGCTTTGCTTCAGATTTAATAATGCATTTCCAAAGGTTTGGTTAAAGCCACACAAACCATCTGTTTATTGCATGTTTGTTAATGACTGCTTGCACTCTATAAGATATGAGTGTGAGCCGCATTTCACCAGGTGTTTCTTGTTGAAAACATTCTCCTCTCTCTAGTGAGTTAACGAGACAGCAGCAGTACTtgacagcaaaaagaaaagtgCTCTTGGAAATAATCACAGGACTCCTGGGCACATCTTGTTGACTGTTTGCAGAGAGCTTCCCAATTATAACAAAGACACAAGCAAGCCAAAACAGAAAAGTCCACATGATTCTAACTGACCTTGACACAAATGTAGGCACAGTCTAGCTGCTTGACAAGAGCCTGCGCCACACTGTCAGAGGTGCAGATTTATATGAGCAGTGACGAGAAGAAGGCTGCCTGAGACTTGCACTTACTGTAAGTCTGTTTCAGCATGCTCCTGTATTCCCCATGCAGCATTAACCCACAGGCAAGTCAGATCATTGTGTTCTTCCAGAGAATCTCCTTCTGCAGCGACTTCAGGGTTGAGACAGATCTAACCTGTCGTTCTGGGGCGCTCTTAGCTTGAGACTAGGGTTTCATGGGGAAATGAGTTGAGGTTTCTGGTCTTGTGGCCACAGGGAACTAGCTGCCTGTTGTAATTTTTTGGGCTAAACACATTGTGCTGAAACTTTGGGCATTTTCCGAAACATGCAAAATTGCGTACCGAGTCTGTTGCAGCAGCAAAGCCTCAAATTTGCTTCTTTGCATTTCAGTGCAACCCTCTGCCCTGATATTTTGTAAGAATCAGTAATTGTTATTCTTCACTAGAATGAGAGACAATACACAAACAACATGGTAGCAATAATGCTATCCTAATTATTCTGTCCATGACTGGTTTGTGGTTTTAAACCAACCAGACCTGAAGTTTCCTATCATtgcttttctttctaaaaaagcCTTTTCTGTAAAGCCTTCCTTATTGATATTATGTTTGAGGTTTAAACCTTTACATTTAGTTAAATCAATGCACATAGGAATGGATGGAGAGCCCACAGAGGATGGCATTTAaaggatttatttaaaaagcaccCCCTTTTTCTCTGTGCAGCGCAGGTCTTCAACCTTTCAAACCTGCCAGCCGAGCACTGAATTGCTCTGTTGTTTTAACTCACTAAGCGGAGCACGTGAGCGTGGAGGCGGGGACAGACGGCTACATTGTGGGGCTGATGACGACCGAGACGGGCAGGAAGGAGGCCCAGACGTCCATCAGGCGCCTGACACCCCACGTCCTCTGGGAGGAGCCCCTGGGGTTCCCGCTGCCGGAGGGCTACGAGGTGGAAGGGGAGATCGCCCTGTCCCTGTACAGCTGTGACCGCTACTCCAGGCAGGCCAACCTGGGCGTGGTGAGATTCAAACTGGCCGACGTGGGGATGCTCTCGGACGCCGACTGCTGGGTCGACCTCCAGCGTCCTAAGCAGGTACCCCGTCTCTCTCTTTAAGATCCAAATACTTTAGCTCTCTGGGGGTCAGAATGGGCCAGGGCCGATCTCTTCGTGGTCTGTGAAATAACCAACAACCGACAATCAATCATCAATAACAAACTATCAATAATCAATCATCAACAATCGATCATCAATAACAAACTATCAATAATCAACCATCAATCGGCAATAATCACTCAGGCTGTCTTTGGGATCCTGCTCTCCTATGGCAGTTAAAACAATGAAATGGAATTGAGGGATTGATGTATTGACTTATTTAACggttcaattttgttttctgccttcACTATGGAAATGCTGGGAGGGGGGGTATTGGTGTAGTATAAGTTAGGGTAAAAGTAGTTCACATAGggggctgtgtcagcatgcatagactgcaaa is a window of Lepisosteus oculatus isolate fLepOcu1 chromosome 21, fLepOcu1.hap2, whole genome shotgun sequence DNA encoding:
- the syt13 gene encoding synaptotagmin-13, with translation MIFSTPIIALGATLGTASGILAVCGLSLLCKSYRKGLSEQDTETDPEKTKPSVLHSAQQFSVKKSTEPIQPRTLLKFPKIYKPKPVVTSSEVINYPDYTLETTAESTSENTAEPGRGNLATEGSEEVFIIPRQDSIDGIPSSEEAKREMKTSSSMLNPKLHFSLTYHTQKKELQVTVIEAEHVSVEAGTDGYIVGLMTTETGRKEAQTSIRRLTPHVLWEEPLGFPLPEGYEVEGEIALSLYSCDRYSRQANLGVVRFKLADVGMLSDADCWVDLQRPKQELSASVGEILLSISYLPAANRLGVVVMKARGLQSDKLKDVIDISVKLALKHQSTKLKKKQTRRVKHKMNPVWNEMMMFEVPHELLSKSCLDLEVLNQAGGGGEQQSLGHCSLGLQASGTGLQHWEQMLNNPRKQIAMWHPLYG